From Candidatus Denitrolinea symbiosum:
CCGCGAACCCAGCGAGCAGGTCCAGCGCGGCGCCGCGATCCCGGTCGCCATGACCATCCCGCTGATTTTACTGGCCCTGACAGTCGTGGTCATCGGCTTGTGGCCGGCGAGTATGAATTGGTTGACCGCGCCCGCCGCGCAAGCCTTCCTGGGTATGTTTGGGAAGTAGGAGCGTTTCGATGGCAGATTTGATCTTATCTCCGGTCTTCGCCTTCGCGATCTACGGATTGCTGGTCGCGGTCCTTTACTTGTTTGGGAAAGGCATTGCCAAGCGCGGCAAACTCAGCGACTTGAAGGTCAGCGGATACGCCAGCGGCGAGGCGCATGATCGAACGCCGGCCGCGCCTGGTTACCGTCCGTTCTTTGTGGCGGCGCTGTTCTTCGCCATTTTGCACCTCGGCGTGTTGATGTTAGGCTCCAGCGGCCTGGCCCTCGTGAGCCTGGTCTATCTCGGCGGATTGATCCTGGCCCTGCTGGCGCTGATTTTAGGTTAGGAACCTGTTATGAATATCACACAGCCCCACTTAAAGAAATTTATGGAAAGGATGGTCACCTGGGCGCGCGTCAATTCGCCCTGGGTGATCCATTTCAACAGCGGCTCCTGCAACGGATGCGACATCGAGATTCTCGCCACCCTGACGCCGCGCTACGACGTGGAACGCTTCGGCATCAAACTGCGCGGCAGTCCGCGTCACGCGGACGTGTTGGTCTGCACCGGTCCCGTCACGCGTCAGGCCCGCGAACGGCTTCTGCGAATCTACGAACAAATGCCCGAGCCGAAATTCGTGGTGGCGGTGGGTTCGTGCGGAATCTCCGGCGGAGTCTTCCAGGGCTGTTACAACGTCATCGGTCACATTGACGAGGTCCTGCCGGTGAACGCGTTCATCCCCGGCTGTCCGCCCCGCCCCGAAGCGATCATAGACGGAATCGTCAAACTGCTGCAACACGTTCAACAAGGCGCGCCCGCGCCGCTTGCGACTCTTCCGAAACTTCAGGAGGCAGCATGACCACAGAGACTTTATTACAACGCGCGGCGGAGCTCCTGACCCCGTTCGCGAAAGACAGAGCGCGTCCCGAAAGCAACCGCCTCGACGTGGCGATTTCCGCGAACGACCTGCCCGCCGCCGCAGAGACCCTGTCGAATGCAGACTGGGGCTACCTCTCCGCGATCACGGGCATGGACCTCGCGCCCGAAGCGGACGAGCTGGAAGCGCTGTACCACTTCTGCGACAAAGCCGCGGTCACGACGCTGCGCGTGCGTTTGCCGCGCGCAGGCCGCCCGGAGATTCCCTCCATCAGTCCACAGATTCCCGCGGCGGCATTTTTCGAGCGCGAGCTGGGCGAGATGCTCGGCGTGACGGTGGTCGGCACGCCCGACCCCTCGCGGCTCTTCCTGCCGGACGACTGGCCCGAGGGCGTCTATCCCCTGCGGCGCGATTTCAAACAGGAGCAGGCCGCGCCCGTCGAGACGGCGAACCGGCCCGAGGGCGGAAGAGTCGGGAATAAGTTTATCGTGCCGATCGGTCCCCAGCATCCCGCGTTGAAGGAACCCGGTCACTTTGAATTCGAAGTGGACGGCGAGATCATCACCGGCGCGCGTATGCGGCTGGGATACGTCCATCGCGGCATTGAGAAAGCCACCGAAGAGCGCAACTGGATTCAGAATCTCTATCTGCTCGAACGCGTCTGCGGCATTTGCTCGCACACGCATACCAGCGTGTATTCGCAGGGCGTGGAAAAACTGGCGCAGGTGGAAACGCCGCCACGCGCGCTGGCTATCCGCGAATTGGTGGCGGGACTCGAGCGCATCCACAGTCACCTGCTGTGGCTGGGCGTGGCCGCGCACGAAGCCGGGTTCGACACGCTGTTCATGTATTCGTGGCGCGACCGCGAAACCGTGATGAACCTGCTGGAGGAGTTGACCGGCAACCGCGTCAACTATTCGATCTGCGTGCTGGGCGGCGTAAAGCAGGACATCCTGCCCGAACAGGCCGCTTCCATCCATCAGGCGATTGGCTATCTCGAAGAACGCATCCGCTATTACCTGGACGTGGTGAGTTCGGACACGTTCTTTCTCCAGCGCACGCGCGGCATCGGGACCATGACCCTGGACGAAGCCAAACGCTTCGGCTCGCTCGGACCGACGGCGCGCGCCTCCGGCCTGCGGCGCGACGTGCGCCTCGACTCGCCCTACGGCGCGTACACGCGCTTCCCGGTCAGCATCGTGACCGACGAGCGCGGCGACCTGGAAGCGCGCTTCGCCGTGCGCATGAAGGAACTGCTCGTCACCTGCTCCACCATCCGCGCCATCGTGGACAACCTCCCGGCGGGCGAGTTGACCACGCGTTTCCCG
This genomic window contains:
- a CDS encoding NADH dehydrogenase subunit, with amino-acid sequence MTTETLLQRAAELLTPFAKDRARPESNRLDVAISANDLPAAAETLSNADWGYLSAITGMDLAPEADELEALYHFCDKAAVTTLRVRLPRAGRPEIPSISPQIPAAAFFERELGEMLGVTVVGTPDPSRLFLPDDWPEGVYPLRRDFKQEQAAPVETANRPEGGRVGNKFIVPIGPQHPALKEPGHFEFEVDGEIITGARMRLGYVHRGIEKATEERNWIQNLYLLERVCGICSHTHTSVYSQGVEKLAQVETPPRALAIRELVAGLERIHSHLLWLGVAAHEAGFDTLFMYSWRDRETVMNLLEELTGNRVNYSICVLGGVKQDILPEQAASIHQAIGYLEERIRYYLDVVSSDTFFLQRTRGIGTMTLDEAKRFGSLGPTARASGLRRDVRLDSPYGAYTRFPVSIVTDERGDLEARFAVRMKELLVTCSTIRAIVDNLPAGELTTRFPRKIPAGETVSRVEAPRGEVFYFIKSGGGESPTRLKIRTPSLCNWTSVLNKAVGHQLADVPMLIAGMDPCFSCNDRMVTVRGKKDSRSMTWSELREYGIQKYQGRR
- a CDS encoding NADH-quinone oxidoreductase subunit B; this encodes MNITQPHLKKFMERMVTWARVNSPWVIHFNSGSCNGCDIEILATLTPRYDVERFGIKLRGSPRHADVLVCTGPVTRQARERLLRIYEQMPEPKFVVAVGSCGISGGVFQGCYNVIGHIDEVLPVNAFIPGCPPRPEAIIDGIVKLLQHVQQGAPAPLATLPKLQEAA